In Bacteroidales bacterium, the sequence ACCTAAGCTCAATTCATCTTTAAGTTTGATTTCGGCTTCTTGTATTTTCTTTTCGGCAAAGTTTTGTTTCAGCAGTTCTTGCAGGTTTTTTAAAGGTGCGTTTATTGAACTGTTTTCAATCAAAGGACTAATATTAATGTCTGCATTCCCTTCTGACAAGCTTTCTATTACTCCGAAAAGTTCTGAATAATAGTTTTTTAATTCACTAATCACTTTTATGTCGGTTAGTTTTTCTCTAACGGAATGTTCAAGAATATTGGATTTGTCAAGTATTATATTTTTATACTGCCGGAGAATAAGTTGCTTAGATTTTGCATCCTTTATGTGGAACAGAATAAAAGTTGCAAAGAATAAGACTATAAATATTATTATATAATACAGCAGTCTTTTTTTATAAACATTGTAACTCTTTAAAACAGTATCTTCGGAAACTACAAAACCTATATAAAGTTGCAATTCGGGATAAAAAGAAATATAAAAATAGTTATCTTGATATTTAAAATTATTATACTTTTCTTTTAATGCTAATATCGTTTTTATTAATATATCTTCACTTTTTGGGTTTTTAAATACTTGTGCATTACTGATAAGTTCTTCATTTTTTTTATTTATTAAAAAAAACTTCCGGTTTTCATTGTTATATATTTTTCCGATTGTAGCCGGAATAAATTCAGGCAAACTAATTTGCAGTATAACTTCAATATTTCCGTTAATAAAAATGGGAATGTATGAATTAAGTTCTGTATCTGTTGCTGTATATTCTCTGCTGATATGTTGCTTGCCGGCTTCAATATCTCTCACAATTTGGTGTGCATTTGCCATGAATACAGGTATTTCATTATTCTGAATCCCGGCTCTGCTTGAAGCAATACGAACGTATCCGCCGTCAATTTTTTGCCATACGCTAAGGTATGTATTTGTCATATAAGTAATTCGTACAGGAAGTGAATTATTTAAAAATAATGGTTTATTCCCGATAAGGAATTTACATATTTTTATTTTTTGTGTAATTCCTTTATCAACCATATCAATAAAAACAGAATCGTATTCTTTTTTTATTATGGGTTCTGATTCTTTTATGTAATCTAAAAAAATACGTTCGGATGTTTTTAATTTATTTAGGTTAGCCTTATTATTTAATAAAATAAAGCGTTCTAATCGCTCCAATTCATCAGATTGAAGCTTTTCTGCTTTATTTATTTCATTATTTTGGTAGTTTCTCAGCAACAACAGCATTGCAACAAAGACAACTATCAGAAATGCCGAAAAAAATATAGCCCTTAAATTATTTCGTATAAATGTTTTAAACATATTATTTTTGCTCAACAGGTAAAAAAATTGAGATAACGGTACCGTTATCTACACTACTGTCAATTTCAATTTTGCCGTTATGCCTTTCAACAAATTCTTTTGTTAAAATAATTCCTAAACCTGTTCCTTTCTCTTTATTTGTTCCATAAGTAGAAAAGAACTCTTTCGAGTTTAATATTTTATCAATATTCTCTTTAGAGATACCGACTCCGTCATCTTTTATCCAAAACTTAACATATTCAGCACCTCTTTCTTGAACAGAATCAATGCCTATTTCTACTGTCCCTTCATTATTTGTATATTTTACGGCATTTGAAATTAAGTTTCTTATGACAGTGTGTATCATGTGTTCGTCTGCAAAAACATAATACTCTTGATTAATTTTATTTATTAGAGTTAAATTCTTGGTTTCAAAATTAGGTTTAAATAATGTTAAAACATCTTCAATAATATCATTCAGTAATATTTCTTCGCGAATAAAAAATGTTTCACCACTTTCATTTTTTGCCCAAAATAAAAGATTAACCAATAAGTTATATGCTGCACCTGCCGAATCTCTTACCGGTTTAACAATATCAATTATTTCTTTTTTATCAAGTTCATTAATGTCATCAATAATAATATCTAAAGCACTTGTGATATTCCCTACAGGACCTCTTAAATCGTGTGCAATAATTGAAAACATAGTATCTTTAATTGCACCTGAAACTTGCAGTTCTTCTGATTGTTTATTAATTTTCTCATTTTGCAAGGTTAATTTGTGCAGTGTATCTTCATATTGGCTGTTTTGTTCTTTAATTTTGGTAAGAGCAATTTTCTCAACAGTAATGTCTATTGAGGTTAAAAGCATAACTTTTCTGTTATCAACCCATTGAATATATCCGTATGAAATTTGATACCATTTTTTTGTGTTTTCTTCATAAAAATCTGTTCCGCTGAATTTTCCCAACGGAGCATTTCGCTTATTAAGAATATTTACTTGGCATGTTTTACATTGTTCATTGCTGTTAAAAAATGCTTTGTGACAAATTTTTCCGACATTTTCACCAAAAACATCACCGGCTTTATTATTCATAAAAAGAATTTTAAAGCTGACAGGGTCAATAACATATATTATTGCATTTACACTATCGGTAACCCTTTGAAAAGTATCATAAGATTTGTTAACTGCTCTTTCTGCAAGCGAATCTTCTGTAATATCACGAAAAACGGCAATACCGCCCTTTATTGTTTTTTCATTATATTCAAAAACCGACGGTTTTGCATGAACAGAAATAAATAATTCTAGATTTTTAAAATTTGAAATATATTTCCCCTCATAAAATCCTTCATGCCCGATTAATACTTGGTTAAATGCGGGAAGAATTCGTTTATCACTTGTTTCGCTTATCTGAAAATTACAAATATCACTTTTTTTTATATTGAAAATTTCTAAAAATGTGTTGTTAACGTCAATAACCTTTAAGTTTTCATCAAACA encodes:
- a CDS encoding GAF domain-containing protein; this translates as MFKTFIRNNLRAIFFSAFLIVVFVAMLLLLRNYQNNEINKAEKLQSDELERLERFILLNNKANLNKLKTSERIFLDYIKESEPIIKKEYDSVFIDMVDKGITQKIKICKFLIGNKPLFLNNSLPVRITYMTNTYLSVWQKIDGGYVRIASSRAGIQNNEIPVFMANAHQIVRDIEAGKQHISREYTATDTELNSYIPIFINGNIEVILQISLPEFIPATIGKIYNNENRKFFLINKKNEELISNAQVFKNPKSEDILIKTILALKEKYNNFKYQDNYFYISFYPELQLYIGFVVSEDTVLKSYNVYKKRLLYYIIIFIVLFFATFILFHIKDAKSKQLILRQYKNIILDKSNILEHSVREKLTDIKVISELKNYYSELFGVIESLSEGNADINISPLIENSSINAPLKNLQELLKQNFAEKKIQEAEIKLKDELSLGNAEIAGLLQYVTSLEDLSFNILKSITKFLGIEQGGLFIISEDEENNPVLKMTASYSYNKKRIAEKIISINEGLVGRAYLEKESIYITEVPENYSSIESGFGEEEPKCLLIVPLIFNNQVQAVIELAGINEIEEYKIKFVEEVGESIASTISNIKHSQKTEELLTQTRIQSKEIEDQRRTLEEKINTHRKQNRKLDKEILQLIEIIESIKSVTFMIEYDLKGTIMDISRKTLDLFDIQKSNIISLHHKDLIPISGYEKTYNKFWDELANNKAQTLKESFIIKGKEYTFIQNYVPIRNVRRKIFRILSIGTIYN
- a CDS encoding PAS domain-containing sensor histidine kinase, whose protein sequence is MNKEYINTVNKLKEENQKLLNDIHKLKNKLPVHQCHNRVYNEIPVGILLFDENLKVIDVNNTFLEIFNIKKSDICNFQISETSDKRILPAFNQVLIGHEGFYEGKYISNFKNLELFISVHAKPSVFEYNEKTIKGGIAVFRDITEDSLAERAVNKSYDTFQRVTDSVNAIIYVIDPVSFKILFMNNKAGDVFGENVGKICHKAFFNSNEQCKTCQVNILNKRNAPLGKFSGTDFYEENTKKWYQISYGYIQWVDNRKVMLLTSIDITVEKIALTKIKEQNSQYEDTLHKLTLQNEKINKQSEELQVSGAIKDTMFSIIAHDLRGPVGNITSALDIIIDDINELDKKEIIDIVKPVRDSAGAAYNLLVNLLFWAKNESGETFFIREEILLNDIIEDVLTLFKPNFETKNLTLINKINQEYYVFADEHMIHTVIRNLISNAVKYTNNEGTVEIGIDSVQERGAEYVKFWIKDDGVGISKENIDKILNSKEFFSTYGTNKEKGTGLGIILTKEFVERHNGKIEIDSSVDNGTVISIFLPVEQK